GCCTGGGGCCGCTCGTAGCGGAACATGGGGGCCAGATAAAAGACCTTGACGCAGGGCTGTTCCTTCAGCGAATTATGTTCTATCAATGCCCGTAAAACCGGCGGCGTACCCTCGGGCCGCAGGGTGATGGAACGCTGGCCCTTGTCGGTGAAAGTGTACATCTCCTTCTGGACGATGTCGGTGGTGTCGCCGGTTCCCTTGACGAACAGCGCGGTATCCTCGAAGACCGGGGTCCGGATCTCCTTGAATCCGTATAACCGGGCCTGTTCCCTGATCACCGTTTCGATGTGCTGCCAGATATGGACCTGGTCCGGCATCACGTCATAGGTGCCCTTGCTGGCCTGGAACTTCATGTTTTGACCTCGCCCTTTTCGGCTTCCGTGAAGATATCCATCACCTTCTGGGGATCGTCCGCCGCCAGCAGCCTGGCCCGGATCTCCTCCCGGTTCAGCAGGCGCGACACCAGGGCCAGCGCCTTGACGTGGTCGGCGATGATGCTCTGGGGGGTGGCGATGAAGAAGAATATCTGCACCGGCTGGCCGTCCAGCGAGCCGAAATCTATCTTGCTCCGGCAAAGGCCGAAGGCCCCGGCCATTTTCTTGAGCCCCTTAGCGCGCCCGTGGGGAATGGCCACCCCCTTGCCGATGCCGGTGGACATCAGTCCCTCCCGCTCCATGGCCGAGTCCAGCAGTTCCCGGCCGTCGCTTATCAACCCGTCCTTGACCATCAGGCCGATAAGTTCGGCGATGATGTCATTTTTGTTCTGGCCGGACAGGAAAACGCAGGTGCGCTGTTTGTTTAAGATATCTTCGATCTTCATGACAAAACTCCTTGAACCTGATGTCTTTTTGTTGTTGTCATCCTGAGAAGTTATCGTGCCCTGCTGGCTGAAGGATGACAACCAATTTTAAATATCTATTTTTATCAACCGTCATCCATTCGGCTTGTCAAGCAAGATGCCTGGTTCAGGATGACAAACTTTCAGCAGATCCGCGGCAGGGCCTCTCCCTCCAGCATCATCAGCGGGCGCCTGCTGCCCAGAAAGGTCTTCAGCAGCACCTGGGGCTTGCCGGATTCGACCTGGCCGATGATGGCCGCCTCCCTGCCCAGCGGGTCCTGGCGCATGGCCTTCAGGATGCCTTCGGCCTCCCCGCCGGGCACGATGGCGATCAGCTTGCCCTCGTTGGCCACGTACAGCGGATCCAGCCCCAGCATCTCGCAGGCGCCTTTGACCTCCGGTTTGACCGGTATCTTTTCCTCTTCTATGGCAATGGCAACCTTTGATTGCCGAGAGATCTCATTGAGGGTGGTGGCCAGGCCGCCCCGGGTGGGGTCGCGCAGAACGTGGATGCTCCCCGCCTTCAGCAACGATGACACCAGTCCATTAAGGGAAGCCACGTCGCTAAAAAGATCGCCGCTCAGGCCGAAATTATTCCGGGCGTTTATCACCGCCGTACCGTGATCGCCCACCGAACCGCTGATGATCACCGCGTCCCCCGGTGCGGCTAAAGCTCCGGAGACATTGACGCCCTCCGGTATCTCCCCCACCCCGGAGGTATTGATGAACAGACCGTCGCAGGCGCCCTTGTCCACTACTTTGGTATCCCCGGTGACTATGGATACCCCTGCCTCTTTGGCGGCAAGGGCCATGGAATCGACCACCTTCTCCAGGGTTTCCAGGGAAAGGCCCTCTTCGATGATGAAGCCAACTGAAAGATACAATGGCCTGGCGCCCTTCATGGCCAAGTCGTTGACGGTGCCGCACACCGCCAGCCGCCCGATGTCCCCGCCGGGAAAGAACAGCGGTTTGACCACATAGGTATCGGTAGTGAATGCAATTCTGCATTTTTCATTTTGCAGTTTGCATTCCGCCGCATCATCCCCCTGGTCCAGCATCGGATTGGAGAACCGGGACTTGAAGACCTTCTCTATCAATTCGTGTGAAAGCCGCCCGCCGGAGCCGTGGGCCAGCAGTATTTTATTTGATGTTTCCATAATATTCTATTTATTATCAGCGGGCATTATAAATTGTCAGATGCCTTGTACTATTATCCCAAAAATGGCCACATACCGCACATAAATCACAAGATGAGCTTTTTGGTCTGGATTTTTTGTGTGCCGAAGTTGATCAACAACGCATGCCTGTGCTTAGAGGCACGTAAATAACCCAATACCTGGGCAATATGCTCGTCAGCAATTGATCTGCATGCTTTAAGTTCGATGATCAGTTCCGATTCAACCAGCAAATCCGCAAAGTAATCGCCTAAAACCGTGCCGTCCTCATCATAAACCTTGAGCGGGTATTGTTGTTCAACTTTCAGTCCGGCCATGCGCAAGCGGTGCGCCAACCCGTTTTCGTAAACTTTCTCCAAATGTCCGGATCGCAAGAAGGCATGCAGACCGAAAGCTGATTGTCTTACTTTGCCGCACAGATCCAATATCTCTTTCTCGTCCATTTTGTGTATTCTGTGCCTTTTGTGGCTGAATAGTTTCGATTTTAATTCCCCGTCCCATACTTGTACCAGGCAGCGCAGGCCCCCTCAGAGGACACCATGCAGGGCCCCACCGGGCTTTCCGGCGTGCATTTCTTCCCGAACATCGGACATTCATCCGGCTGATTTAACCCCATCATCACCTGCCCGCAGATGCACCCTTGGGGTTCTATGGCCGGAGGAACTTCGACCTCAAATCGTTTTGAGGCGTCGAAGGAACTGTATTCATCCCTGAAGCAAAGCCCGGTCTCCGGTATGTTTCCAATGGCCCGCCATTCGGCGGTGCAGGGCATCATGACTTTATCTATCATCGATAGGGCATGGGGATTCCCTGCATCGGGCACTCCCCGCCGGTATTCGGTCTGCACGGAGAAAGCCGAGCCGTCTTTTTTATGCGCTTTGATCTGTTCCAACAGCATCACGATCGACTCCAGTATGTCCAGCGGCTCGAACCCGGCGATGACGCAGGGGATCTGGTATTGAGTCGGGATGAATTGATACGGATGGACGCCGATGATGGCCGAAACATGGCCAGGGCAGAGGAACCCGTCTATCCTGGTCTGACCCGATTCCAGTA
The Candidatus Edwardsbacteria bacterium RifOxyA12_full_54_48 DNA segment above includes these coding regions:
- a CDS encoding hydrogenase formation protein HypD, which encodes MIDLDKFRDPAVAAKLVKRIEALCDGPAAFMEVCGTHTMAISQFGIRGLIPKSIKLLSGPGCPVCVTALSDIDRMIAIAEQKDVIFTTFGDMIRVPGSHSSLREAKSQGADVRILYSPLDALQIAVENPQKQVVFAGVGFETTSPTIIATVLDAKEKGIGNFSVYPAFKTVPHALKAILESGQTRIDGFLCPGHVSAIIGVHPYQFIPTQYQIPCVIAGFEPLDILESIVMLLEQIKAHKKDGSAFSVQTEYRRGVPDAGNPHALSMIDKVMMPCTAEWRAIGNIPETGLCFRDEYSSFDASKRFEVEVPPAIEPQGCICGQVMMGLNQPDECPMFGKKCTPESPVGPCMVSSEGACAAWYKYGTGN
- a CDS encoding hydrogenase expression/formation protein HypE, with product METSNKILLAHGSGGRLSHELIEKVFKSRFSNPMLDQGDDAAECKLQNEKCRIAFTTDTYVVKPLFFPGGDIGRLAVCGTVNDLAMKGARPLYLSVGFIIEEGLSLETLEKVVDSMALAAKEAGVSIVTGDTKVVDKGACDGLFINTSGVGEIPEGVNVSGALAAPGDAVIISGSVGDHGTAVINARNNFGLSGDLFSDVASLNGLVSSLLKAGSIHVLRDPTRGGLATTLNEISRQSKVAIAIEEEKIPVKPEVKGACEMLGLDPLYVANEGKLIAIVPGGEAEGILKAMRQDPLGREAAIIGQVESGKPQVLLKTFLGSRRPLMMLEGEALPRIC